A genome region from Chryseobacterium indicum includes the following:
- a CDS encoding bacteriocin-like protein translates to MKNLKKLPRKELKHLVGGIAPVCCSYYPPNLQRCCKTPSSMSCPPPWLEGSFPC, encoded by the coding sequence ATGAAAAATCTAAAAAAACTACCGAGAAAAGAGCTTAAACATCTTGTTGGAGGAATAGCACCGGTTTGTTGTTCTTATTATCCGCCAAATTTACAAAGATGCTGTAAAACACCTTCAAGTATGAGTTGTCCTCCGCCTTGGCTGGAAGGAAGCTTTCCTTGTTAA
- a CDS encoding GNAT family N-acetyltransferase → MSEISVIEVKNSDQLKQFVRFPMDLYKNNPYYVPALINDEIKIWNPKENPALQYSEAKQFLAYQNNKIVGRIALMINHKEERELGIRKVRFGWIDFVDDEKVSQALIGKAVEYAKEKNIGKIEGPMGFTNLDKAGMLTLGFDKLATMIGIYNHDYYPKHLEKLGLTKEKEWVEFEIMFPDSLPEKIYKFNELISQKYHLKVLRFKSKEEILQYVDAMFDLLDETYKHLSTYTPISDEQRKTYKEKYFPLIDKDFIVCIADENNHLISFAITMPSYSKALQKSKGKLLPFGWWHFLQAGKKNDRANFYLIGIHPDYQRRGVTSIIFKEIWDIFNKKGVKYLETNPELEENKSIQLLWQDYNPVNHKRRRTYALEIK, encoded by the coding sequence ATGTCAGAAATTTCAGTTATTGAGGTAAAAAACAGCGATCAGCTAAAGCAATTCGTAAGATTTCCGATGGATCTGTACAAAAACAATCCGTATTACGTTCCGGCTCTTATTAATGATGAGATTAAAATATGGAACCCGAAGGAAAATCCGGCACTGCAATACTCTGAAGCCAAACAGTTTCTTGCATATCAGAATAATAAAATCGTCGGAAGAATTGCCTTAATGATCAATCATAAGGAAGAACGCGAACTAGGGATAAGAAAAGTACGTTTTGGCTGGATTGATTTTGTTGATGATGAAAAAGTCTCTCAGGCACTCATCGGAAAAGCAGTTGAATACGCCAAAGAAAAAAATATCGGAAAAATTGAAGGACCAATGGGTTTTACCAACCTTGATAAAGCCGGAATGCTGACTTTAGGCTTCGATAAACTGGCAACGATGATCGGAATTTACAATCATGATTATTATCCCAAACATCTGGAAAAGTTAGGCTTAACCAAAGAAAAAGAATGGGTGGAATTTGAAATTATGTTCCCGGATTCTCTGCCGGAGAAAATTTACAAATTCAATGAATTAATTTCCCAGAAATACCATCTGAAAGTTTTAAGATTTAAATCTAAAGAAGAAATCCTACAGTATGTGGATGCGATGTTTGATCTGCTGGATGAAACGTACAAGCACCTTTCTACCTACACTCCTATTTCGGACGAACAAAGGAAAACCTATAAAGAGAAATATTTCCCTTTAATCGATAAAGATTTTATCGTGTGCATTGCCGATGAAAACAATCATTTGATTTCATTTGCTATTACAATGCCCTCCTATTCAAAAGCTTTGCAAAAGTCCAAAGGCAAACTGCTTCCTTTCGGATGGTGGCATTTTTTACAGGCAGGAAAGAAAAACGACAGGGCAAATTTTTACCTGATCGGAATCCATCCCGATTATCAGAGACGCGGTGTAACGTCCATCATTTTTAAAGAAATCTGGGATATTTTCAATAAAAAAGGAGTGAAATATCTGGAAACCAATCCGGAACTGGAAGAAAACAAAAGCATTCAGCTTCTTTGGCAGGATTACAATCCCGTAAACCATAAAAGAAGGAGAACCTACGCTCTGGAAATCAAATAA
- a CDS encoding ABC transporter permease codes for MKNIAFYIASRYLLSKKGSTAVTFITWLAVGAMTVAVTAMFVIISVFSGLEDLNKELISNLHADLTLKSASGKTLKDFDKINSVLKNNKEISNFSRVIEEKVYISYNGKGDIAYLRGVDSAYTKVNPINKDVFYGAYPSFKYSNEVLMENSLDNRLSIPVPSTSDYATIFMPKPGTGIINKEEDIYNKKDILVSGVFAGKDQLDNYIIAPVELTEELLNLPKHSAYQIVIKLKNPENADSVKQKLISSLGKGIEIKTKEEENAAFWKMINTEKLFIYLIFALVIFITTFNLAGAIIILQLDKKEQAKSLISLGFPLSHLRQVYFYTGVLIVILGIISGLILGTGLCYFQQFTEFFKANETLPFPVKIVGKNYLIVAVTASLFGFGISWAFSKISKDYITKN; via the coding sequence TTGAAAAACATTGCATTTTATATCGCTTCCCGATACCTTTTGTCTAAAAAAGGCAGTACTGCCGTTACGTTTATTACGTGGCTGGCGGTTGGTGCGATGACGGTTGCCGTTACTGCAATGTTCGTTATTATTTCAGTCTTTTCGGGGCTTGAAGACCTCAATAAAGAATTGATTTCAAATCTCCATGCCGATCTTACCCTTAAAAGTGCTTCCGGAAAAACGCTGAAAGATTTTGATAAAATAAATTCCGTTCTCAAAAACAATAAAGAGATCAGCAATTTTTCGAGAGTTATTGAAGAAAAGGTGTATATTAGCTACAACGGAAAGGGAGATATTGCTTATCTGAGAGGTGTAGATTCTGCTTATACGAAAGTAAATCCCATCAACAAAGATGTTTTTTACGGCGCTTATCCGAGCTTTAAATATTCCAATGAAGTTTTAATGGAAAACTCTCTGGATAACAGACTTTCGATTCCTGTACCCTCAACTTCGGATTATGCAACGATTTTTATGCCGAAACCGGGAACCGGCATCATCAATAAAGAAGAAGATATTTATAACAAAAAAGACATTCTCGTCTCAGGAGTTTTTGCAGGAAAAGACCAGCTGGACAATTATATTATTGCTCCTGTTGAATTAACTGAAGAGCTGTTAAACCTCCCAAAGCACTCTGCCTATCAAATCGTTATTAAATTAAAGAATCCGGAAAATGCAGATTCTGTAAAACAAAAGCTGATTTCGTCTCTTGGAAAAGGTATTGAAATAAAAACAAAAGAAGAAGAAAATGCAGCATTCTGGAAAATGATTAATACAGAAAAGCTGTTTATTTATTTAATTTTTGCATTGGTTATATTCATTACAACATTCAATTTAGCAGGTGCCATTATTATTCTTCAGCTTGATAAAAAAGAACAGGCAAAATCCCTTATTTCCTTAGGGTTTCCGTTAAGTCATTTAAGACAGGTCTATTTCTATACCGGAGTTTTAATTGTTATTCTAGGAATTATTTCGGGTTTAATTTTAGGAACGGGGCTCTGCTATTTCCAGCAGTTCACAGAGTTCTTTAAAGCCAACGAAACCTTACCTTTTCCGGTGAAAATAGTGGGTAAAAATTATCTTATTGTTGCCGTTACCGCATCGTTATTCGGTTTTGGAATTTCATGGGCATTTTCTAAGATCAGCAAAGATTATATTACTAAAAATTAA
- the rbfA gene encoding 30S ribosome-binding factor RbfA codes for MESNRQRKVAQIIQEDFAELFRKQASESRQSILVTVSDVKVTADLGIAKIYLSIFPQEHRKAVMKEIEENKAQYRNFIGQKMAKQVRVIPNLNFYLDTSLDDVEKLERELRGEGDNPIL; via the coding sequence ATGGAAAGTAACAGACAAAGAAAAGTAGCACAGATTATACAGGAAGATTTCGCAGAACTTTTCCGCAAACAGGCTTCAGAAAGCAGACAAAGCATTCTGGTAACGGTTTCAGATGTAAAAGTAACAGCGGATCTGGGTATTGCCAAAATTTATTTAAGCATATTTCCGCAGGAACACCGCAAAGCTGTAATGAAGGAAATTGAGGAGAACAAGGCACAATACAGAAACTTCATCGGTCAGAAAATGGCGAAGCAGGTTCGTGTAATTCCTAATCTTAATTTCTACTTAGACACTTCTCTGGACGACGTTGAAAAACTGGAACGAGAATTGAGAGGTGAAGGTGACAACCCTATTCTGTAG
- a CDS encoding DUF349 domain-containing protein, which yields MTTENNLSENEENKNSNEVLQEKPLENTEVQDENVHHEETEHEEEHEDVDISLADALKEMERIINAPNAGEDFKKFNQLKEKASHYIHDEVEDKKHEYTEAGNAPENFSYEHPSQAKFSALVNIFREKHDAYQKGQEEEQKKNLEHRQSIIERLKNLYTNSEPGTNLFKSIREIKEEWSKAGQVAKSEFRILNNNYFHHLNQFYQMLDLNKEFLEQEYSHNLEKRQHIIERAKQLEHEPVIQKALNELQYLHKLWKEEAEPVAEEFREKTWEEFKEISNKIHERKSELSAAIETEQNENLEKKNQIIAEIKKLSEPGENPNHNYWQNAIRRVEELRSEFLKTGSVPRKLSNQNWNEFKTILRGFNTTKNTYYKSLKGSQQANLEEKLKLIQTAKDNQNNEEWDIAVPLFKKLQEDWKKIGHVPKSMTNKIWDEFRDACNAFFNNYREKSNASTDNWKENYKQKKAILDELKTIGNEEGSIERIEAIKTAWNNIGKVPRDKISINTEFNKTLREKLKLNKINELELKEEGLSENQLTDKARKIKSQISDLEAEIVKLENNLAFFKNPSRENPMLRDTYDSIDEKKAHLETLKQNLHSIIAGE from the coding sequence ATGACTACAGAAAACAACCTTTCTGAAAACGAGGAAAACAAGAACTCTAACGAAGTCCTTCAGGAAAAGCCATTGGAAAACACAGAAGTTCAGGATGAAAATGTTCATCATGAAGAGACAGAACATGAAGAAGAACACGAGGATGTAGACATTTCTCTTGCCGATGCCTTAAAGGAAATGGAAAGAATCATCAATGCACCCAACGCTGGTGAGGATTTCAAAAAATTCAATCAGCTGAAAGAAAAAGCAAGTCATTACATCCATGATGAAGTGGAAGATAAAAAGCATGAGTATACAGAAGCCGGAAATGCTCCTGAAAATTTCAGCTATGAGCATCCTTCTCAGGCAAAATTCTCTGCTTTGGTGAATATTTTCAGAGAAAAGCATGATGCCTACCAGAAAGGTCAGGAAGAAGAGCAGAAAAAAAATCTGGAACACCGCCAGAGTATTATCGAAAGACTTAAAAACCTTTATACCAACTCCGAACCGGGAACCAATCTTTTCAAATCGATTAGAGAAATTAAAGAAGAATGGTCTAAAGCGGGACAGGTTGCAAAATCTGAATTCAGGATTCTCAACAACAACTATTTCCACCATCTGAACCAGTTTTATCAGATGCTTGATCTGAATAAAGAATTTCTGGAGCAGGAATACAGCCACAATCTTGAAAAAAGACAACACATCATTGAACGTGCAAAACAGCTTGAGCACGAGCCTGTGATTCAGAAAGCGCTGAATGAACTTCAGTATCTTCATAAACTCTGGAAAGAAGAGGCAGAACCGGTTGCCGAAGAATTCCGTGAGAAAACATGGGAAGAATTCAAAGAAATCTCAAACAAGATTCACGAGAGAAAATCTGAACTTTCCGCAGCTATTGAAACGGAGCAGAACGAAAATCTTGAAAAGAAAAATCAGATTATTGCTGAAATTAAGAAACTTTCTGAGCCCGGAGAAAATCCTAACCATAATTACTGGCAAAATGCGATCCGCAGAGTGGAAGAACTTCGTTCGGAATTCCTGAAAACAGGAAGCGTTCCGAGAAAGCTTTCCAACCAGAACTGGAATGAATTTAAAACAATCCTGAGAGGATTCAACACAACAAAAAATACCTATTATAAATCGTTAAAAGGTTCTCAGCAAGCGAATCTGGAAGAAAAATTAAAACTGATCCAGACTGCGAAAGACAACCAGAATAACGAAGAATGGGATATCGCCGTTCCTTTGTTCAAAAAACTTCAGGAAGACTGGAAAAAAATCGGGCATGTTCCGAAAAGCATGACGAATAAAATCTGGGATGAATTCCGTGATGCCTGTAATGCATTCTTCAACAACTACCGTGAAAAGAGCAATGCTTCTACGGATAACTGGAAAGAAAATTACAAGCAGAAAAAAGCAATTCTTGATGAACTGAAAACAATCGGGAACGAGGAAGGCAGCATCGAAAGAATTGAAGCCATTAAAACCGCATGGAACAACATCGGAAAAGTACCGAGAGATAAAATCTCCATCAACACAGAATTCAACAAAACGTTGAGAGAAAAATTGAAATTAAATAAAATCAACGAGCTTGAACTTAAAGAAGAAGGATTATCTGAAAACCAGCTTACAGACAAAGCAAGAAAAATCAAGAGCCAGATTTCTGATCTTGAAGCCGAAATCGTAAAACTGGAAAACAATCTGGCGTTCTTCAAAAACCCATCAAGAGAAAATCCTATGTTGAGAGATACTTATGATTCTATCGACGAGAAAAAAGCTCATCTGGAAACTTTAAAACAAAATCTTCACAGCATTATTGCCGGAGAATAA
- a CDS encoding shikimate dehydrogenase family protein, with translation MDSNKKLGLIGKNISYSFSKKYFEDKFQKLMLKGYSYSIFDLNEIDEVKNLFSAPDLAGFNVTIPYKEKIIDYLDELSDEAKNIGAVNCVLIENGKKTGYNTDAFGFEKTLLLHKKPHHDSAIILGNGGAAKAVKYVLDKHGIPSVTVSRSTEINYDNLDAATVENHKLIIQCTPVGTFPNVEDCLNFPFEGLSKDHLIIDLIYNPNYTRFIINAAEKGAKTVNGYYMLEQQAEKAWEIWNFQKK, from the coding sequence ATGGATTCCAATAAAAAATTAGGCTTGATCGGGAAAAACATTTCCTACTCTTTCTCAAAAAAATACTTTGAAGACAAATTTCAGAAACTGATGCTGAAAGGCTATTCTTACAGTATTTTCGATTTAAATGAGATCGATGAAGTAAAAAATCTGTTCTCCGCTCCGGATTTAGCAGGATTTAACGTAACAATTCCCTACAAAGAAAAAATTATTGATTATCTGGATGAACTGAGCGATGAAGCGAAGAACATCGGGGCTGTAAACTGTGTATTGATTGAAAACGGAAAGAAAACAGGTTATAATACCGATGCTTTCGGATTTGAAAAGACTTTGCTTCTTCACAAAAAACCACATCATGATTCAGCCATCATTTTAGGAAACGGAGGCGCTGCAAAAGCCGTAAAATATGTTTTGGATAAACACGGAATTCCATCGGTTACGGTTTCCCGAAGCACAGAAATTAATTATGACAATTTAGATGCTGCTACCGTTGAGAATCATAAGCTGATTATCCAGTGTACTCCGGTAGGAACTTTCCCGAATGTGGAAGACTGCCTGAATTTTCCTTTTGAAGGTCTTTCAAAAGATCATCTGATTATTGATTTAATTTACAACCCAAACTATACCAGATTCATCATCAATGCCGCTGAAAAGGGAGCTAAAACAGTGAACGGTTATTATATGCTGGAACAGCAGGCAGAAAAAGCCTGGGAAATTTGGAACTTTCAAAAAAAATAA
- the mce gene encoding methylmalonyl-CoA epimerase — protein sequence MKLEHIGIAVKSLGVSDELFAKLLGKESYKQESVEREGVVTSFYAAGESKIELLEASKEDSPISKFIEKKGEGIHHLAFGVENILEEVQRLKKEGFEFISEEPKEGADNKLVVFLHPKSTNGVLVELCQEKQ from the coding sequence ATGAAATTAGAACATATCGGCATTGCCGTAAAATCTTTAGGCGTTTCTGATGAACTTTTTGCAAAGCTCTTAGGAAAGGAATCTTACAAACAGGAATCTGTGGAAAGAGAAGGGGTGGTTACTTCTTTTTATGCTGCCGGAGAAAGCAAAATTGAGCTTTTGGAGGCGAGTAAAGAAGATAGCCCGATCTCAAAGTTTATTGAAAAAAAGGGAGAGGGCATCCATCATCTGGCTTTTGGTGTGGAAAATATTCTGGAGGAAGTGCAAAGACTGAAAAAAGAAGGTTTTGAATTTATCTCAGAAGAGCCGAAAGAAGGTGCTGATAATAAATTAGTTGTCTTCCTTCATCCTAAATCCACAAACGGCGTACTGGTAGAACTTTGCCAAGAAAAGCAATAA
- a CDS encoding IMPACT family protein: MFNFKTIESAVENTLLKEKGSKFLGFAFPVNNEEELKHALEKIRAEHPKATHHCYAFRMGLNGENYRANDDGEPSGSAGLPIYNQLLANEITNVLVISVRYYGGTKLGVSGLVKAYKESAKITLEEANIITKELETTVEIQFNFNQQNIIFTLLSKYDAKVLQFDANENCIVTSSLKLSQKESISEKLSEMQYVSFTFKD, from the coding sequence ATGTTCAATTTTAAGACGATAGAATCTGCGGTAGAAAATACTTTGTTAAAAGAAAAGGGAAGTAAATTTCTGGGTTTTGCATTCCCGGTGAACAACGAGGAAGAACTGAAACACGCTTTGGAAAAAATCCGCGCAGAACATCCGAAGGCAACGCATCATTGTTATGCTTTCAGGATGGGACTTAACGGAGAAAATTATCGCGCAAATGACGACGGAGAACCTTCGGGAAGTGCTGGACTTCCGATTTACAACCAGTTATTGGCCAATGAAATTACGAATGTTCTGGTTATTTCTGTCCGTTACTACGGAGGAACAAAACTGGGGGTTTCCGGTTTGGTAAAAGCCTATAAAGAATCGGCAAAAATTACACTGGAAGAAGCAAATATCATTACAAAAGAACTTGAAACGACTGTTGAGATTCAGTTTAATTTTAATCAGCAGAATATCATTTTCACTTTACTGTCGAAGTATGATGCAAAAGTCCTGCAATTTGATGCGAATGAAAACTGCATAGTAACCTCTTCCCTGAAACTTTCACAAAAAGAAAGCATCTCGGAAAAGCTATCCGAGATGCAATATGTTTCATTCACATTTAAAGATTAA
- the ribD gene encoding bifunctional diaminohydroxyphosphoribosylaminopyrimidine deaminase/5-amino-6-(5-phosphoribosylamino)uracil reductase RibD, whose amino-acid sequence MQDEFYIKRAIELAEKATGKTYPNPLVGSVIVHNGKIIGEGYHQKAGEPHAEINAINSVEDPSLIPESTIYVTLEPCAHYGKTPPCALKIKELGFKKVVVGAMDSHDKVNGKGKKIIQDAGIEVVSGVLEKECIDLNKRFFTYHEKKRPYIILKWAQSGDGFLDKDFKPTAVSNSLVNQLVHQLRANEHAILIGTQTALNDNPSLTVRNVEGVNPVRILIDFDLKVPQNFKIYNEEAKTIVINSVKEEIADHVHFIKTEKDNFLQNLMEALYKEQIQSVIIEGGKFTLQQFIDANLWDEAIIIKNESLLLENGTQAPVFDQSNPFKTEFIRDNRIDFFFQKVFKYLIIKNLT is encoded by the coding sequence ATGCAGGACGAATTTTATATTAAAAGAGCCATCGAACTCGCTGAAAAAGCGACTGGAAAAACCTATCCGAATCCTTTGGTGGGAAGTGTAATTGTGCATAACGGTAAAATTATCGGTGAAGGTTATCATCAGAAAGCGGGAGAACCTCATGCGGAAATTAATGCTATTAATTCTGTTGAAGATCCATCTTTAATTCCCGAATCCACTATTTATGTTACACTAGAACCTTGTGCGCATTACGGAAAAACGCCACCCTGTGCTTTAAAAATCAAGGAATTAGGCTTTAAAAAAGTGGTTGTCGGAGCGATGGATTCTCATGACAAAGTGAACGGAAAAGGGAAAAAAATCATTCAGGATGCAGGAATTGAAGTGGTTTCAGGCGTTCTGGAGAAAGAATGTATTGATCTCAACAAAAGATTTTTCACTTACCACGAAAAGAAAAGACCTTACATTATTCTGAAATGGGCGCAGTCCGGAGACGGATTTCTGGATAAAGATTTTAAACCGACTGCAGTTTCAAATTCTCTTGTAAATCAGTTGGTACATCAGTTGAGAGCCAATGAACACGCCATTCTGATTGGAACACAGACTGCTTTAAATGACAATCCCAGCTTAACGGTAAGAAATGTGGAAGGCGTTAATCCTGTGAGAATTTTAATTGATTTTGATCTGAAAGTTCCTCAGAATTTTAAAATTTATAACGAAGAAGCGAAAACCATCGTGATTAATTCTGTAAAAGAAGAAATTGCAGATCATGTTCATTTTATTAAAACCGAAAAAGACAATTTCCTTCAGAATCTTATGGAAGCTTTGTATAAAGAACAGATTCAGTCTGTGATTATCGAGGGTGGAAAATTCACTTTACAGCAGTTTATAGATGCTAATCTTTGGGATGAAGCCATTATTATTAAAAATGAAAGTCTTCTTCTTGAGAATGGAACCCAAGCTCCTGTTTTTGACCAGTCAAATCCTTTCAAAACTGAATTTATAAGAGATAACCGCATTGATTTTTTCTTTCAGAAAGTATTTAAATATTTAATAATCAAAAATTTAACATAA
- a CDS encoding zinc metallopeptidase translates to MNGYYLIIIVSMAVSWFVSWRLKSKFEQYSKIYLRNGLSGKEVAEKMLRDNGINDVQVMSVPGQLTDHYNPENKTVNLSEAVYMQRNAAAAAVAAHECGHAVQHKVGYSMLQLRSKLVPIVNISSNLMQFVIMGGLVIMALSGNELILTIGVIMFALTTLFAFVTLPVEYDASNRAMKWLRDTGTVTTEEYVGVKDSLKWAARTYVVAAIGSLVQLLYFASLLMGGRRD, encoded by the coding sequence ATGAATGGTTATTATTTGATTATTATTGTTTCGATGGCGGTGAGCTGGTTTGTCTCTTGGAGGCTGAAATCGAAGTTTGAACAGTATTCTAAAATCTACCTCAGAAACGGGCTTTCCGGAAAGGAAGTGGCGGAAAAAATGCTGAGAGATAACGGAATTAACGACGTTCAGGTAATGTCGGTTCCGGGACAGTTAACAGATCATTACAACCCCGAAAATAAAACAGTTAATCTTTCCGAAGCGGTTTATATGCAGAGGAATGCAGCGGCAGCGGCTGTTGCAGCTCATGAATGCGGTCATGCCGTTCAGCATAAAGTAGGATATTCCATGTTGCAGTTACGATCCAAATTGGTTCCGATAGTAAATATAAGCTCCAATCTGATGCAGTTTGTAATCATGGGAGGGCTTGTCATCATGGCATTAAGCGGAAATGAACTGATTCTTACCATAGGAGTGATTATGTTTGCCTTAACAACGCTTTTCGCATTTGTAACACTTCCTGTAGAATATGATGCAAGCAACAGGGCAATGAAATGGCTTCGCGATACGGGAACGGTAACTACCGAAGAATATGTAGGCGTAAAAGACAGCTTGAAATGGGCAGCGAGAACTTACGTTGTTGCTGCGATCGGCTCTCTGGTACAGCTTCTTTATTTTGCTTCCTTATTAATGGGAGGAAGAAGAGATTAA
- a CDS encoding endonuclease has translation MKRKLFSFLLSFVLISTFAQIPTGYYDGTAGLTGAALKTKLKQIITNGHIDNGYNGLWAGYATTDRDNIAMAGYENDNTILDIYSENPNGTDPYSYNYPSGQCGSYSGEGGCYNREHVVPQSLFNSNAPMVSDINFIRPTDGKVNGMRSNFPYGKVGTASFTSLNGSKLGTSVSPGYSGTVFEPIDAFKGDIARMILYFVTRYESQLSGFGTGNMLGGSAFPGLQTWELNQLLAWHNADPVSATEIARNNASYNYQGNRNPYIDHPEYVAQIWGTPVVDTQAPTAPTNLATSNPTSNTISLSWTASTDNVGVTGYDIYKDGVLYSTVTGTTATVSGLNPSTTYNFYVIAKDAAGNASPASNTASGTTLAGGQPGGSCGTEDFSNIPASSSTYATQTWTNNNITWTATDARTDQTINGKAITVRNGNLLSSVVSGGIQSLTVTAQLKFGGTDSSLNVEVNGVQVGTIPYNAAAPTTTTINNINVSGNITIKLINPVSGNRVAIDDLSWTCFTSLGTAETSKDKSQFTIYPNPVKNNELFVKGENLNRITKAQIYDLSGKLIETIENPFKTSNRINLKGLSKGNYILKTDSYSAKFIVN, from the coding sequence ATGAAACGTAAATTATTCTCTTTTTTATTGAGCTTTGTCTTGATAAGTACATTCGCTCAGATTCCTACGGGATATTACGACGGAACTGCAGGTCTTACCGGAGCTGCTTTAAAAACCAAACTGAAACAGATTATCACAAACGGTCACATCGACAACGGTTATAATGGTTTATGGGCTGGTTACGCAACGACAGACCGTGATAACATCGCCATGGCAGGCTATGAAAACGACAATACCATTTTAGATATATACTCTGAAAATCCAAACGGTACAGATCCTTACTCTTATAATTACCCTTCAGGACAGTGCGGATCTTACAGCGGAGAAGGAGGCTGCTATAACAGGGAGCACGTTGTTCCTCAAAGTTTATTCAACAGCAATGCTCCGATGGTTTCAGACATTAATTTCATCAGACCAACAGACGGAAAAGTAAACGGGATGAGATCTAACTTTCCATACGGAAAAGTGGGAACTGCATCTTTCACTTCTTTAAACGGATCAAAACTGGGAACTTCTGTTTCTCCGGGATATTCGGGGACGGTTTTTGAGCCGATTGATGCTTTTAAAGGTGATATTGCCAGAATGATCCTGTATTTCGTAACAAGATATGAATCTCAGCTTTCCGGTTTCGGAACAGGAAATATGTTGGGAGGTTCTGCATTTCCGGGATTACAGACATGGGAACTGAACCAGCTATTGGCGTGGCATAATGCAGATCCAGTTTCTGCTACTGAAATTGCAAGAAACAACGCTTCTTACAATTATCAGGGAAACAGAAATCCATACATCGACCATCCTGAATACGTTGCTCAGATCTGGGGAACTCCCGTTGTTGATACACAGGCTCCGACAGCTCCTACCAATCTGGCGACCAGCAATCCTACATCCAACACCATTTCTTTAAGCTGGACGGCTTCTACAGATAATGTTGGCGTTACAGGATATGATATTTATAAAGATGGCGTTTTATATTCTACCGTTACCGGAACAACTGCTACGGTTTCAGGATTGAACCCTTCTACAACCTATAATTTTTATGTAATTGCAAAAGACGCCGCAGGAAATGCTTCTCCGGCAAGTAATACTGCTTCGGGAACCACTCTTGCAGGCGGACAGCCGGGCGGAAGCTGCGGAACAGAAGATTTCTCAAATATTCCTGCTTCCTCTTCAACCTACGCCACCCAAACCTGGACTAACAATAATATTACATGGACTGCAACAGATGCCAGAACAGACCAGACTATCAACGGTAAGGCTATTACTGTGAGAAACGGAAATTTACTTAGCTCTGTAGTTTCAGGAGGAATCCAGAGTTTAACGGTAACTGCACAGTTAAAATTCGGAGGGACCGACAGCTCATTAAATGTTGAAGTAAACGGAGTTCAGGTAGGAACCATTCCTTATAATGCCGCAGCTCCTACAACTACCACAATTAATAACATCAATGTGAGCGGAAATATTACAATTAAACTGATTAATCCTGTTTCCGGAAACAGAGTGGCAATTGATGATCTAAGCTGGACCTGCTTCACTTCATTAGGAACTGCAGAAACATCCAAAGATAAATCTCAGTTTACGATCTATCCTAATCCTGTAAAAAACAATGAATTATTTGTAAAAGGAGAAAACCTGAACAGAATAACAAAAGCTCAGATCTATGATCTTTCAGGAAAACTGATCGAAACGATTGAAAATCCTTTCAAAACTTCTAACAGAATTAACCTGAAAGGTTTGTCCAAAGGAAACTACATTCTGAAAACGGATTCTTATTCCGCGAAATTTATAGTAAACTAA
- a CDS encoding bacteriocin-like protein translates to MKNLRKLSKHELKSVLGGIEKCYYLQNGTKVCPCNIHTQYNCNGVCIPIGQACLNPPISL, encoded by the coding sequence ATGAAAAATCTGAGAAAATTATCCAAGCACGAACTCAAAAGCGTTCTGGGAGGTATCGAAAAATGTTATTATCTTCAAAACGGAACAAAAGTGTGTCCTTGCAACATCCACACGCAATATAACTGCAATGGTGTATGTATTCCGATTGGGCAGGCTTGCTTAAACCCACCTATTTCACTTTAA